The following proteins are co-located in the Paenibacillus sp. FSL H8-0079 genome:
- a CDS encoding extracellular solute-binding protein: MKVWKSVASAVLVSVLLAGCGSNAGTDNGQEESASGSTVSLKVFVAQPRLKEHYDKYIEQFKAKEKAEKNIEVNVQLEMPPADNAPQILKTRLASNDAPDVFALHAVNEIPPFSKAGYLEDLSGQPFVDKLVDSVKPSVTDAEGKVVAVPLETLSWGYLYNKDIFEEQGLEVPTTLTEMKAVVEKLKAANITPFELSYKESWIPQLFLPLTVGALTQSEHKDFVEKMNQDQGSFSDMKELFNIFDLVNANGTDKALEVGGDDGSAAFASGSAAMWIQGPWFAETILKSNPDLNFGVAPMPINDNPDDTKINLSTSTSLAVSSTSKNKEVALDFVNYILDDKDSSAFYEALKFNPVAKIHDFKSFPWVDDAQKYVNEGKAYQDPSIPQAVKDESGKALQGYYSGQLNQQQVIDALDKAWKSYNKVNK; this comes from the coding sequence ATGAAAGTATGGAAAAGCGTAGCAAGTGCGGTACTGGTCAGTGTTCTGCTCGCAGGTTGCGGCTCTAATGCAGGGACGGACAATGGGCAGGAAGAATCGGCATCAGGCAGCACGGTATCACTCAAAGTATTCGTTGCACAACCTCGGCTGAAAGAACATTACGATAAATATATAGAACAGTTCAAAGCCAAGGAGAAAGCAGAGAAAAACATTGAGGTGAACGTGCAACTGGAGATGCCGCCAGCGGACAATGCACCTCAGATTCTGAAGACTCGCCTCGCCTCCAATGATGCACCGGATGTGTTCGCGCTGCATGCGGTCAATGAGATTCCACCGTTCAGCAAAGCGGGTTATCTGGAAGATCTGTCGGGCCAACCTTTTGTCGATAAGTTGGTGGATTCGGTTAAACCTTCCGTAACGGATGCGGAGGGCAAAGTCGTGGCTGTTCCATTGGAAACGTTATCATGGGGCTACTTGTACAATAAAGATATTTTCGAAGAGCAAGGGCTGGAGGTACCGACGACTTTAACTGAAATGAAAGCGGTCGTGGAGAAACTCAAAGCAGCCAATATCACACCGTTTGAACTGTCCTACAAAGAATCCTGGATTCCGCAATTATTCCTGCCACTCACTGTGGGTGCCTTGACTCAATCGGAGCACAAAGACTTCGTCGAGAAGATGAATCAGGATCAGGGCTCCTTCTCGGATATGAAAGAATTGTTCAATATCTTCGATCTGGTCAATGCCAATGGAACAGACAAAGCGCTGGAAGTGGGCGGAGATGATGGTTCAGCAGCTTTTGCTTCAGGAAGCGCCGCAATGTGGATTCAGGGACCATGGTTTGCCGAAACCATTCTGAAGTCCAACCCGGACTTGAACTTTGGTGTAGCACCAATGCCGATCAATGACAATCCGGATGATACCAAAATCAATCTGAGTACCTCTACTTCACTGGCGGTATCGTCAACAAGCAAGAATAAAGAAGTGGCACTCGATTTCGTGAACTACATTCTCGATGACAAGGATTCAAGTGCATTCTATGAAGCACTCAAGTTCAATCCAGTTGCCAAGATCCATGACTTCAAGAGCTTCCCATGGGTAGACGATGCCCAGAAATATGTGAATGAAGGTAAAGCCTATCAGGACCCATCTATCCCTCAAGCGGTGAAAGACGAGTCAGGCAAAGCGTTGCAGGGCTACTACTCAGGGCAATTAAATCAACAGCAGGTTATCGATGCGCTCGACAAGGCGTGGAAATCCTACAACAAAGTCAACAAGTAA
- a CDS encoding response regulator: MNKELYRVLLVDDEPWNRDILRNLGDWNELGMTVAGEAEDGEQAIQLVKQHQPHIIITDMRMPGTDGVELLQTLSGQYPQIKVIVVSGYDDFNYAKHAIRHRAADYLLKPVNPDELNGVLAKCAKELEKVESAPESWESYPSAFAGDFSLFQQQARLRFNDLNVQSLREWFQQLQQKLERCEINRPRQLGRVAHELQALLDELCVSNALYERPVATALPPSTALASIESTMDWISAPYYQALEQLIAQRKFKNKLNLDEVKQYIEQHCMEMITLEQLAHIFFVSKEYLSKVFKKEYEVNVTDYVVQLRMTRAKEWVMDEQIPFKHIAEMAGYEDVSYFYRVFKKHFGVSPGEMRKRQPRISGNSSSSTE, encoded by the coding sequence GTGAACAAGGAACTGTACAGAGTGCTGCTGGTGGATGATGAACCGTGGAACCGGGATATTTTGCGCAACCTCGGAGATTGGAATGAACTCGGCATGACCGTTGCAGGTGAGGCAGAGGATGGTGAGCAGGCCATACAACTGGTCAAACAGCATCAGCCTCACATTATCATTACGGACATGCGCATGCCCGGCACAGACGGTGTGGAGCTGTTACAGACGCTGAGCGGACAATACCCACAGATCAAGGTGATCGTGGTGAGCGGATATGACGACTTCAATTATGCGAAACACGCGATCCGTCATCGGGCTGCTGATTATCTGCTCAAACCGGTGAATCCGGATGAACTGAATGGTGTGCTGGCCAAATGTGCAAAAGAATTAGAAAAGGTTGAATCAGCGCCTGAATCATGGGAATCGTATCCCTCTGCGTTTGCTGGTGATTTTTCTTTGTTCCAGCAGCAGGCTCGCTTGCGGTTTAATGACCTGAACGTTCAGAGTCTGCGGGAATGGTTCCAGCAATTACAGCAGAAGCTGGAACGATGCGAGATTAACAGACCCCGGCAGCTCGGGCGGGTGGCTCATGAATTACAGGCTTTGCTGGATGAGTTGTGCGTCTCTAATGCATTGTATGAGCGTCCAGTGGCAACGGCGCTACCTCCTTCGACAGCGCTGGCTTCCATCGAATCCACAATGGATTGGATATCCGCACCGTACTACCAGGCTTTGGAGCAGCTGATTGCACAGCGTAAATTCAAGAACAAGCTGAACCTGGACGAGGTGAAGCAATACATTGAGCAGCACTGTATGGAGATGATTACGCTGGAGCAGCTCGCCCATATCTTTTTTGTCAGTAAGGAATATCTCAGTAAGGTATTCAAGAAAGAGTATGAGGTGAATGTGACCGACTATGTTGTCCAGTTGCGTATGACGCGAGCGAAGGAATGGGTGATGGATGAACAGATTCCGTTCAAGCATATTGCCGAGATGGCGGGTTATGAAGATGTGTCCTACTTCTATCGGGTATTCAAGAAGCATTTCGGAGTTTCACCGGGGGAGATGCGGAAGAGACAACCTCGCATATCAGGCAATTCAAGCAGTAGCACGGAATGA